The proteins below come from a single Dendropsophus ebraccatus isolate aDenEbr1 chromosome 15, aDenEbr1.pat, whole genome shotgun sequence genomic window:
- the CIMIP6 gene encoding uncharacterized protein C2orf73 homolog isoform X2 — translation MEIYMARKKRVPERGLPNTYRIFDENVFDVSLDPSKISPPLPFKKSAHPPPHPRSPNRNNMPHPYHARFIRDNVRFLNEPIAYMLTSGTRHKQAEWWPKYEENINLHRPSYDRMTTQRSDFSPLTYSSPQTRHGCNPHKSPLRGIVPLASPRGRNRLPKLLQEEISFLHQYDSRLTPNEPIRGKTRSKHWSNNMRRRPSFI, via the exons ATGGAGATCTACATGGCGAGGAAGAAGAGGGTGCCAGAGCGGGGGCT GCCAAATACTTACCGAATATTTGATGAGAACGTATTTGATGTAAGTTTGGATCCTAGTAAGATCAGCCCTCCCCTCCCGTTCAAGAAGTCAGCTCATCCTCCACCGCATCCTAGATCTCCAAACCGGAACAACATGCCTCACCCCTACCATGCCAGGTTTATCCGAGACAATGTCAGATTTCTGAATGAGCCTATAGCCTACATGTTGACCTCAGGCACCAGGCACAAGCAG GCGGAGTGGTGGCCAAAGTATGAAGAAAATATAAATCTTCACAGACCTTCTTATGATCGAATGACTACGCAGAGGAGTGACTTCAGCCCTTTGACTTATTCTAGTCCTCAAACCCGACATGGCTGTAACCCACACAAATCCCCTTTGCGTGGAATAG TTCCTCTAGCGAGTCCCAGGGGTAGGAATCGGCTGCCAAAActattacaggaggagatttccTTTTTGCATCAATATGATTCAAGATTAACACCCAATGAACCAATTCGAGGGAAG ACCAGATCCAAACACTGGAGTAACAACATGCGGCGCAGACCTTCATTCATCTAG
- the CIMIP6 gene encoding uncharacterized protein C2orf73 homolog isoform X1, protein MEIYMARKKRVPERGLPNTYRIFDENVFDVSLDPSKISPPLPFKKSAHPPPHPRSPNRNNMPHPYHARFIRDNVRFLNEPIAYMLTSGTRHKQAEWWPKYEENINLHRPSYDRMTTQRSDFSPLTYSSPQTRHGCNPHKSPLRGIVPLASPRGRNRLPKLLQEEISFLHQYDSRLTPNEPIRGKRHGGFVWREIKTESGSAVPQGTRLFLNATGSRALNSYKQKEETQWKAA, encoded by the exons ATGGAGATCTACATGGCGAGGAAGAAGAGGGTGCCAGAGCGGGGGCT GCCAAATACTTACCGAATATTTGATGAGAACGTATTTGATGTAAGTTTGGATCCTAGTAAGATCAGCCCTCCCCTCCCGTTCAAGAAGTCAGCTCATCCTCCACCGCATCCTAGATCTCCAAACCGGAACAACATGCCTCACCCCTACCATGCCAGGTTTATCCGAGACAATGTCAGATTTCTGAATGAGCCTATAGCCTACATGTTGACCTCAGGCACCAGGCACAAGCAG GCGGAGTGGTGGCCAAAGTATGAAGAAAATATAAATCTTCACAGACCTTCTTATGATCGAATGACTACGCAGAGGAGTGACTTCAGCCCTTTGACTTATTCTAGTCCTCAAACCCGACATGGCTGTAACCCACACAAATCCCCTTTGCGTGGAATAG TTCCTCTAGCGAGTCCCAGGGGTAGGAATCGGCTGCCAAAActattacaggaggagatttccTTTTTGCATCAATATGATTCAAGATTAACACCCAATGAACCAATTCGAGGGAAG CGTCATGGAGGCTTTGTGTGGAGAGAGATAAAAACAGAGAGTGGTTCAGCCGTTCCTCAGGGAACCAGACTGTTCCTAAATGCCACAGGGTCACGAGCACTCAATAGCTACAAACAGAAAGAGGAAACGCAGTGGAAAGCAGCATGA